A genomic segment from Triticum dicoccoides isolate Atlit2015 ecotype Zavitan chromosome 1A, WEW_v2.0, whole genome shotgun sequence encodes:
- the LOC119338568 gene encoding aspartate, glycine, lysine and serine-rich protein-like gives MGKGYHKKLGVNKAAIAGTGSGKSKAMRGGNGKRAGGAGPGGGAKAVAGAGGGGWGGAPTFSATDHSTIQTVSWQTYRSLAITPSSKAATAGEGKAKVAGGGNAKRSGGVVTAGPRGGAVGAGRAGPGGAKGAAGRAGGGGWGGAQPFSATGHSTFETDVHATNEYYDCSSEHGVSFSPTDHGTFDTAAEKMNEYYDEEENLGLSMDEEEGVQDAELVSDANGEGDHDSGGGGDDDNAGAVSGDDLFDGDDYYDDDVAGGFDGGYDDDGGDGADDWW, from the exons ATGGGGAAGGGCTACCACAAGAAGCTGGGAGTGAACAAGGCGGCCATCGCCGGCACCGGCTCCGGGAAGAGCAAGGCCATGCGCGGCGGGAACGGTAAACGCGCTGGCGGGGCCGGACCGGGGGGAGGCGCGAAGGCAGTAGCTGGCGCGGGCGGTGGGGGATGGGGAGGCGCGCCGACGTTCTCTGCCACCGACCATAGCACCATCCAGACGGTAAGCTGGCAAACCTACCGATCATTAGCCATTACGCCTTCTTCCAAggcggccaccgccggggaagggaAGGCCAAGGTCGCCGGCGGCGGCAATGCTAAGCGCTCGGGAGGCGTGGTCACTGCCGGCCCGAGAGGAGGCGCGGTGGGCGCGGGCAGGGCCGGCCCAGGAGGTGCCAAGGGAGCAGCAGGTCGAGCGGGCGGTGGCGGCTGGGGCGGCGCGCAGCCATTCTCTGCCACTGGCCATAGCACCTTCGAGACG GACGTGCATGCCACGAATGAATACTACGACTGTTCGTCTGAGCACGGTGTGTCATTCTCTCCCACTGACCATGGCACCTTTGACACG GCGGCGGAGAAAATGAATGAGTACTACGATGAGGAGGAGAACCTTGGTTTGTCAATGGACGAGGAAGAGGGCGTGCAGGATGCTGAACTTGTGTCTGATGCAAACGGAGAGGGTGACCACGACAGTGGCGGGGGTGGTGATGACGACAATGCCGGGGCTGTGAGTGGTGATGACCTCTTCGACGGTGATGACTACTACGACGATGACGTCGCGGGGGGTTTTGACGGTGGCTACGATGATGATGGTGGGGATGGAGCTGACGACTGGTGGTAG